From Miscanthus floridulus cultivar M001 chromosome 15, ASM1932011v1, whole genome shotgun sequence, the proteins below share one genomic window:
- the LOC136506546 gene encoding uncharacterized protein, which translates to MDNREWMYTGHASMTPEWMTKTNAFLEHAFGEAAKGSARMMCPCSRCGNKKRKIKRLVGEDLIKYGFTANYTRWIHHGEANRIREEVVRQRLEDYDGDGGVADWMDDIQQARFGEGLEEKPEESAKAFYDMLSSAQKPLHEKTMVSQLDAIGRIMGLKSQFSMSRDNFDGMLAVFGSLLPEDHILPKNLYESQKLLRALKMTYEQIHACPNGCVLFRKDHEGAMHCPKCKSSRYLEVD; encoded by the coding sequence atggataaccgtgagtggatgtacacgggccacgcaagtatgaccccagaatggatgaccaagaccaatgctttcctagagcatgcatttggcgaggctgctaaAGGGTCAGCCCGGATGATGTGTCCGTGCAGCAGATGtggcaacaagaaaagaaaaattaagaggctcgtgggggaagatcttatcaagtatggattcacggcaaactatacccgctggatccaccatggcGAAGCcaatcgtattagagaggaggtggtgagacagcgtctcgaggattatgatggagatggcggggtagcagactggatggatgacattcagcaggcacggttcggtgaaggattggAGGAGAAGCCGGAGGAAagcgcaaaggcgttctatgatATGTTGTCTTCAGCGCAGAAGCCCTTGCACGAAAAGACAATGGTATCGCAGCTGGATGCAATTGGACGCATCATGGGGTTGAAGTCGCAGTTTAGCATGAGTcgggacaacttcgatggtatgttggcagtttttggatccctgcttccggaggatcacatactgccgaagaacttgtatgagtcacagaaacttcttcgtgcacttaagatgacGTATGAGCAGAttcatgcttgtccgaatggatgcgtcctttttaggaaagatcacgagggagcaatgcactgtccaaagtgcaaatcctctaggtacctggaggtcgac